The following are encoded in a window of Panicum virgatum strain AP13 chromosome 5N, P.virgatum_v5, whole genome shotgun sequence genomic DNA:
- the LOC120674674 gene encoding MAP7 domain-containing protein 1-like, which yields MAGQIRDKGSPKAHCLKRPTDAVSQGLGVLSPAPLPEGDPGKDATTPVELQQPAKEEAEFSSDSSVGSKPEVEITGASGSPTSAALRMKTRRAVRKIQLLKAGSAAAQQAVKSSTRRGTSKVRGASAPPATTEVGSVLTGHKVEEDAAQSLDQLRGEMASPCAGSGTPPTAPLRLKFPLRRSGERVTLSGAKRKAEESSNEGGSSDAPKLTSPRASPARSGAHHEEEEKKGEEEASNRVSPPPHDVEMQDPPRDEGAVNAQVGALDVSAIKAVRTVEVSAIEAEKARAEPLEGIRPSPARGKPKEDESLGSHMVECAKLTHEWLCQALVDMSEQAAQELARGSTALGLVAELEAKVAELEVRSRRLEADKVKAEDALRKEKHELEACTKANEELQKLREAAEAREASTEEKLHLEREARKVMT from the exons ATGGCTGGGCAGATCCGGGACAAGGGCTCCCCCAAAGCCCACTGCCTGAAGCGGCCGACCGACGCCGTAA GCCAAGGTCTTGGAGTACTGTCCCCCGCTCCATTGCCTGAGGGGGACCCTGGGAAGGATGCCACAACCCCCGTCGAGCTGCAGCAGCCGGCTAAGGAGGAGGCCGAGTTCTCCTCCGACTCCTCCGTAGGGAGCAAGCCGGAGGTGGAGATCACCGGAGCCTCAGGGTCGCCAACGTCTGCCGCCCTGAGGATGAAGACGCGTCGCGCTGTTAGGAAGATCCAGCTATTGAAAgctgggtcggcggcggcgcaacaagCCGTGAAGAGCTCAACCCGCAGGGGGACGAGCAAGGTCCGGGGGGCATCAGCACCCCCAGCCACCACTGAGGTGGGGTCAGTGCTGACCGGCCACAAAGTCGAGGAAGATGCGGCCCAGTCACTGGACCAGCTACGCGGGGAGATGGCATCCCCGTGCGCCGGCTCAGGGACACCGCCAACCGCGCCACTGAGGCTGAAGTTCCCGCTGCGTCGCAGCGGCGA GAGGGTGACACTCAGCGGCGccaagaggaaggcggaggagtcGTCCAATGAGGGCGGTTCCAGTGATGCCCCGAAGCTGACCTCACCACGAGCGAGCCCGGCGAGGAGCGGAGCCCaccacgaggaggaggagaagaagggggaggaggaggccagcaaCAGGGTCTCACCCCCTCCCCACGACGTGGAGATGCAGGATCCGCCCCGCGACGAAGGGGCGGTGAATGCTCAAGTCGGGGCCCTCGATGTCTCGGCCATCAAGGCGGTCAGGACTGTCGAGGTCTCGGCCATCGAGGCGGAGAAGGCCCGAGCCGAGCCCTTGGAAGGGATCAGGCCCTCGCCAGCGAGGGGGAAGCCCAAGGAGGACGAGTCACTTGGCAGCCACATGGTCGAGTGCGCCAAGCTGACCCACGAATGGCTTTGCCAGGCTCTTGTAGATATGTCCGAGCAGGCCGCCCAGGAGCTGGCCAGGGGAAGCACCGCCCTTGGCCtggtggcggagctcgaggccaaGGTGGCCGAGCTGGAGGTGCGGAGCCGCCGTCTGGAGGCCGACAAGGTCAAGGCCGAGGATGCTCTGCGCAAGGAGAAGCACG AGCTAGAGGCCTGCACCAAGGCCAACGAGGAGCTACAGAAGCTCCGGGAGGCGGCCGAAGCGCGGGAGGCCAGCACTGAGGAGAAGCTTCACCTGGAGCGGGAGGCTCGGAAAGTTATGACCTAG